The following is a genomic window from Thiomicrorhabdus sp..
ACAATCCAGGCTGGCCTCTTTGACCTTGTTTGTCAGCATCACCAGTGTCGCGTCACGAGGCTGGGTTTTGCAAGGTTCCTGAACCACCTGCTCAATACTGATATTGTGCTTGGCCATGATCGATGTGATTTTCGCAAGCACTCCCGCGTGATCCAAAGCAAAACATCGAATATAGTAGCGGGCTTCAATCTCGGAAATCGAAACCACTGGAGCAGATTGCAAGGCTTCGCTGGCAAACGCCAAAGCCGGTACTCGTACGTCCTGAGGTTGTTCACGCCAACGAATAACATCGACAATGTCAGCAACCACAGCACTGGCTGTCGGCCCCGCTCCGGCTCCCGGGCCGTAATACATGGTCGGACCGACATGATCTCCTTTGACTAATACCGAATTCATCACCCCATGAACATTGGCAAGAAGAACCGAGTTCGGAATCAAGGTCGGATGGACTCGAAGGGAAAAACCGTTTTCGGTACGGCTGGCAATACCAAGATGTTTGATCTGATACCCCAGTTTTTCGGCAAACTGGATATCTTCCGCCGTGACCTTACTGATCCCTTCGGTATAAACTTTATTAAACTGCAACTCGATCCCAAACGCGATCGAAGCCAAAATCGTCAATTTATGCGCCGCATCGATGCCTTCCACATCAAAAGTCGGATCGGCTTCCGCGTACCCCAGATCCTGAGCAATTTTCAGAACTTCGGCAAAGTCGGCACCTGGCTTTTTCATCTCGGTCAAAATGTAGTTTCCGGTTCCGTTGATGATCCCGGCCAGCCACTCGATTTTATTGGCGGCCAGACCCTCGCGAACGGCTTTGATGATCGGAATTCCTCCGGCTACCGCCGCTTCATAATTGACGATAACATTCTTTTCCGCTGCCAGTGCAAACAACTCATTACCGAATTCGGCTATCAGCGCTTTGTTGGCGGTTACGACATGTTTACCCTGCCGAATCGCTTCACTCAACAGATCACGCGCTAATCCGGTGCCGCCCATCAATTCAACAACAATTTCGATTTCCGGGTGGGTTACAACCTGCATCGGGTCGTCAGTCAACTCGATCCCGGTGGTGTCGACCGAACGCGGGCGATTTAAATCGCGCACAGCAATAGCGACCACTTCGATCTTTTGCCCCAAACGTCCTTCAATTTCAGGCAATGTTGTTTGCAAAATTTCGAGAGTGCCGCCTCCGACGGTTCCTAATCCCAACAAGCCGATTTTGACTGATTTCATTCTGTTCTTATCCTAGTTAATCTTGTTTAATCAATCCGTCCTTACGGAACATATCGCGAATGCCGCGAATCGCCTGGCGAGTGCGGTGTTCATTTTCAATCAAACCAAAACGCACATGGTCATCGCCATAATCTCCAAATCCGATTCCCGGAGCAACCGCAACCTTGGCTTCGGTCAGCAGTTTCTTGGAGAATTCTAAAGAGCCCATATGGCGATAGGCCTCTGGAATCGGCGCCCAGACAAACATGGTCGCTTTTGGTGGCTCGACTTCCCAGCCGATCGAATTCAGACCGTTACACAAAACATCACGGCGCGATTTGTACATGTCGCAAATTTCCTGAACGCAATCCTGAGGCCCCTCAAGTGCCGTAATAGCCGCAACTTGAATCGGAGTGAAAGTACCGTAATCCAAGTAAGATTTCATACGCTTCAAAGCATGAACCAGCTCGGGATTTCCCACCATGAAGCCAACCCGCCAGCCTGGCATGTTGTAACTCTTGGAAAGTGTGTAAAACTCAACCGCAATCTCTTTGGCACCTTCCACCTGCATGATTGACGGCGCTTTATAGCCATCAAAGGCAAGATCGGCATACGCCAGATCGTGAATGACCCAGATGCTGTGTTCTTTGGCAATTGCGATCACTTTTTCAAAAAATTCCAGATCAACCGTTTGCGTGGTCGGATTTCCCGGGAAATTGATAACCAGCATTTTAGGTTTTGGCCAAGATTCCTTGATTGCTTTTTCCAGCTCTTCGAAGAAATCAACATCCGGCGTCATACGCACGTGGCGGATATCGGCGCCGGCGATGACAAAACCGTAAGGGTGAATCGGGTAAGCTGGATTAGGAACCAGAACGGTGTCCCCTTTATCGACCGTCGCAAGCGCAAGGTGTGCAAGGCCTTCTTTGGAACCAATGGTCACAACCGCTTCGCTGTCCGGATTCAAATCGACGTCGAATTTGGTTTTATACCAGTTACAAATCGCTTTTCTTAAACGCGGAATACCTTGAGAAACGGAATAACGGTGCGTGCCTTCACGCTGAACCACTTCAATTAATTTGTCGACGATGTGTTTTGGCGTATCCTGGTCGGGGTTGCCCATCCCGAAATCGATGATGTCTTCACCTCTACGTCTCGCTTCCGCTTTAAGCTCTCCGGTGATGTTGAATACGTAAGGAGGGAGTCTTTTGATTCTCTGAAAATCGTCTGCCACGAATGTTAGCCTTCTAAAAAGTGCTCTTATGGGTATAATTCTTTGGATTAGCTACCCGCCGAAACACAGAAAAACGAGGGAATAAAAATAAAGGAATAATGATACAGCATCCAGTTTTTTCGTCAATTGAAAATCGAACGAAAACCGCCTGAATCGTACCTTTGAAATACTGCTGTTCCTGACTTCTTCAGGGATGTATCCCCTGCCGTTCTTTTGCGGATTTCGTCAAAAAAAGGATAAAACTCAACCATGAAATTCAGCGAGCACCGTGATTCGAATATCAACACAGTTAAACAATATTCTCCGGGGAGAGTCAAAGTCAACGACCGGGTTCTGGAACGAAGCTGTTTTATTACACAGACGGAAATCGAGGCCGATTGGGCTTGCCCGACGATCGATGCTCTGGACGAAGCGACACTGAATGTTCTGTTACAACAGAACCCGGAAGTGATCATCCTTGGAACCGGAGACACTCAAATTTTCCCCGAGCCGAAACTATTTGCCTACTGCACGCGCAAGGGCATCGGACTGGAGGTAATGGCAAACGACGCCGCCTGCCGGACTTATAACGTCATCACCACCGAAGATCGAGAAATTCTACTGGCATTAATCCTTGGCTGAGAAAATGAGAAAGCTTAAGGTCGATTACGCAGAACCCTGCTGATATCGACCTTTTTCCCCCTCAAGCGGGCCTCCAGATACAATTTCGCCGTTTTAGTATTCCCCGTCGCCCCGCTCAAAGCGATTTTTTGACCGCGCTTGACCCTTGACCCTTCCTGAACCAGAAGACTGCTGTTATGTGCATAGGTCGACAGATAACCATCATCGTGCTTGATCATCAGCATTTGACCGTAATCGACAATTCCATTTCCGGAATAAACGACTTCACCCGGCGCCACGGCCAGAACAGCGGTTCCGGGCTTGGCATAAATCTCCAGTGACTTGACTCCGCGCGCATCGCGAATGAATTTATACTGCAATTTCTGAGCCACCGGCCAACGCCAGGCAACCGGCGTTTTCTGACTGTTGTCACCCAGCTCACTTGACTGCAAACTGGATTTCCTGGCCGAAGCGACCTGAATACCTTTGGACGTTGAGGATTCGGAATCCCCTGAATCACTCTCTTCGGAAAACGGCAAAATCAGATTCTGCTTCGGATAAATCGTATAGGGTGGCGGTAAATCATTCAGATCGGCGATCGCCAGCATATCCACTTCACATTTCTGGGCAATCAAACTCAGGCTGTCGCCTTTGCGAACTTCATAAGGTGAAGCACACTTTCCCGAATTCGCCGAACTTGCAGAGCCGGAAGTCGGGGTATATTTCAGCGGGGACGAACAAGCAGCCAGTGTCACTGCAACAACGGAGAAAGTCAGTGTTTTCAATCCGCTAATAAAAGTTCTTCCAGTATGCGATTCGGATTTTGACGTCTGCATTAAACCATCCACTTGTATACAAAATAAAGTAACAATAATCCTACTAATCCCCAACCAATAGCGTCAACCCACTTTCTCAGGGAATCTTCAAAACGCTTTCCACCCCAGCGCATTGCGGCGGCAACCAAAAAAAAGCGTGCGCCGCGCCCGACAAACGAGGCGATAATAAACGGAAACAACGCCATCGCGCTGGCACCGGCAGTAATCGTAAACACCTTATAGGGAACCGGACTGAAACCGGCTATAAACACCACCCAGACACCGTACTCATCAAAAAACGCCTGCGCCTGATCCAGTTTAGCACCATAGCCAGCAGACGTCAGGACCGGCAACAGCGCATCCATTAACCAGTAGCCTAAAGCATAGCCCAGCAATCCCCCCAACAAGGAAAAAACGGTAGTAATCCAGGCATAAAAAAAGGCCTTCTCAGGCCGGGCCAGGCTCATCGGCATCAGCATGACGTCCGGCGGTATCGGAAAAAAAGACGATTCGGCAAAACTCATTCCACCGAGATACCATTGTGCCCTTGGATGTTTGGACCAGGCCAGAACCCGGTCGTAAAGCGCCGAAAACAGTTTCAAACCTCTACCCCTTGTTTCATTGGGACGAATAGAACATCCGCCAACTTTGTTTTTCTGACTCCCGAAAGGGTCTTTTCGTAACCGTACAAGCCTTGTCGCTCGTTACCGATCGGCAGGATCAGGCGTCCGCCGACCTTAAGCTGCTCAAGTAATTCCGGCGGCAATTCATCCGGCGACGCCGCCGAAATAATTGCGTCGAACGGCGCCCGCTCGGCCCAACCCCAATGACCGTCGCTGATGGCGTATTCAATGTTATCCAGCTGCAGGCTGGATAACGTCTGCCGGGCTTTTTCGGATAAAGGCATGATTCTCTCGACCGTATAAACATGATCAACGAGAAGCGCCAAAATCGCCGTTTGATAACCAGAGCCGGTGCCGATTTCCAGAACGCGACTGACAGAGCCCGCTTCAAGAAGCCATTGAGTCATTTTCGCCACGACCCAAGGTTGGGAAATTGTCTGCCCGTAGCCGATCGGCAGAGCGGTATTCTCATACGAGCGCGAAGCCAGCGCTTCGTCAAGAAACAGATGCCGCGGTACCTGTCGTAAAGCCTCTATGACTTGAGGATGCTCGATTCCCTGCTCAATCAAAGCATTCACCATCCGATTACGCGTTCTCTGGGAAGTCATTCCCACACCCTGATATTTGGCAAAAGCGGCATTCGGATATTGCATAACGGCTTATCTCATTGGCTGTCGGCCCATTTCCGCATCTGCGCCAGCATATCGTAATGGGTCAAATCGATTTTCATCGGCGTAATCGAAGCGTAACCTTTTTCAACAGCTTCGAAATCCGTCCCTTCGCCGCTGTCTGCCGCTTCACCCGCCGGCCCTATCCAATAGATCGGCAAGCCTCGCGGATCGGTTTGCCTGACGACTGGTTCCGAAGCATGGCGTCTTCCAAGGCGAGTCACCTTGACGCCCTTCAACTCGGCTAAGGGAATGTCGGGAACATTGATATTGATAATCGTGTCCTGAGTCAAGGCCAGATCCGGAAGTACCTGCAAAAAATCCAGAACCACCTTGGCAGCCGTCGCAAAATGCACGTTACCACACAGCGATACCGCAATCGAGGGTTTACCGAGAAAGCGTCCTTCCGTTGCCGCTGCAACCGTACCGGAATAGAGAACATCGTCGCCCATATTGGCTCCGGCATTAATTCCGGAAATAACGATGTCCGGACGATAATCCAATCCGCCGTTAACCCCTAAATGCACGCAGTCAGTTGGCGTACCATTCAGGCTGTAAATCCGTTTTTCCGCGTCACGGCACTCGATTCGCAAGGGTTCCGAAAGCGTAAGGGAATTACTGGCGGCACTCCGATTGCGATCCGGAGCCATGACGACCAGTTCCCGGTAGGAAAATTCAGCTTGCAGCGTTGCAAAAAGAATTTGAATGCCCGGCGCCAAATAGCCGTCATCATTGGAGAGAAGGATTTTCATGGGGTAAACTATCTCATTATTCCCGTAGTCAACCGATTGATTACGGGCCCGGTAAACAATCTTTTCAGAATTATATAGTGTTCATTATGACAGAT
Proteins encoded in this region:
- a CDS encoding homoserine dehydrogenase, which encodes MKSVKIGLLGLGTVGGGTLEILQTTLPEIEGRLGQKIEVVAIAVRDLNRPRSVDTTGIELTDDPMQVVTHPEIEIVVELMGGTGLARDLLSEAIRQGKHVVTANKALIAEFGNELFALAAEKNVIVNYEAAVAGGIPIIKAVREGLAANKIEWLAGIINGTGNYILTEMKKPGADFAEVLKIAQDLGYAEADPTFDVEGIDAAHKLTILASIAFGIELQFNKVYTEGISKVTAEDIQFAEKLGYQIKHLGIASRTENGFSLRVHPTLIPNSVLLANVHGVMNSVLVKGDHVGPTMYYGPGAGAGPTASAVVADIVDVIRWREQPQDVRVPALAFASEALQSAPVVSISEIEARYYIRCFALDHAGVLAKITSIMAKHNISIEQVVQEPCKTQPRDATLVMLTNKVKEASLDCALKDLSGLEEIDGEIARIRLESLQ
- the alaC gene encoding alanine transaminase, coding for MADDFQRIKRLPPYVFNITGELKAEARRRGEDIIDFGMGNPDQDTPKHIVDKLIEVVQREGTHRYSVSQGIPRLRKAICNWYKTKFDVDLNPDSEAVVTIGSKEGLAHLALATVDKGDTVLVPNPAYPIHPYGFVIAGADIRHVRMTPDVDFFEELEKAIKESWPKPKMLVINFPGNPTTQTVDLEFFEKVIAIAKEHSIWVIHDLAYADLAFDGYKAPSIMQVEGAKEIAVEFYTLSKSYNMPGWRVGFMVGNPELVHALKRMKSYLDYGTFTPIQVAAITALEGPQDCVQEICDMYKSRRDVLCNGLNSIGWEVEPPKATMFVWAPIPEAYRHMGSLEFSKKLLTEAKVAVAPGIGFGDYGDDHVRFGLIENEHRTRQAIRGIRDMFRKDGLIKQD
- a CDS encoding Mth938-like domain-containing protein; amino-acid sequence: MKFSEHRDSNINTVKQYSPGRVKVNDRVLERSCFITQTEIEADWACPTIDALDEATLNVLLQQNPEVIILGTGDTQIFPEPKLFAYCTRKGIGLEVMANDAACRTYNVITTEDREILLALILG
- a CDS encoding LysM peptidoglycan-binding domain-containing M23 family metallopeptidase — translated: MQTSKSESHTGRTFISGLKTLTFSVVAVTLAACSSPLKYTPTSGSASSANSGKCASPYEVRKGDSLSLIAQKCEVDMLAIADLNDLPPPYTIYPKQNLILPFSEESDSGDSESSTSKGIQVASARKSSLQSSELGDNSQKTPVAWRWPVAQKLQYKFIRDARGVKSLEIYAKPGTAVLAVAPGEVVYSGNGIVDYGQMLMIKHDDGYLSTYAHNSSLLVQEGSRVKRGQKIALSGATGNTKTAKLYLEARLRGKKVDISRVLRNRP
- a CDS encoding VTT domain-containing protein produces the protein MKLFSALYDRVLAWSKHPRAQWYLGGMSFAESSFFPIPPDVMLMPMSLARPEKAFFYAWITTVFSLLGGLLGYALGYWLMDALLPVLTSAGYGAKLDQAQAFFDEYGVWVVFIAGFSPVPYKVFTITAGASAMALFPFIIASFVGRGARFFLVAAAMRWGGKRFEDSLRKWVDAIGWGLVGLLLLYFVYKWMV
- a CDS encoding protein-L-isoaspartate(D-aspartate) O-methyltransferase, whose product is MQYPNAAFAKYQGVGMTSQRTRNRMVNALIEQGIEHPQVIEALRQVPRHLFLDEALASRSYENTALPIGYGQTISQPWVVAKMTQWLLEAGSVSRVLEIGTGSGYQTAILALLVDHVYTVERIMPLSEKARQTLSSLQLDNIEYAISDGHWGWAERAPFDAIISAASPDELPPELLEQLKVGGRLILPIGNERQGLYGYEKTLSGVRKTKLADVLFVPMKQGVEV
- the surE gene encoding 5'/3'-nucleotidase SurE yields the protein MKILLSNDDGYLAPGIQILFATLQAEFSYRELVVMAPDRNRSAASNSLTLSEPLRIECRDAEKRIYSLNGTPTDCVHLGVNGGLDYRPDIVISGINAGANMGDDVLYSGTVAAATEGRFLGKPSIAVSLCGNVHFATAAKVVLDFLQVLPDLALTQDTIININVPDIPLAELKGVKVTRLGRRHASEPVVRQTDPRGLPIYWIGPAGEAADSGEGTDFEAVEKGYASITPMKIDLTHYDMLAQMRKWADSQ